In Melopsittacus undulatus isolate bMelUnd1 chromosome 6, bMelUnd1.mat.Z, whole genome shotgun sequence, the following proteins share a genomic window:
- the LOC117436244 gene encoding proline-rich protein 2-like: MERNRFGDDLFLIGHAYVPNKLFQGATRTLTTAEAAQAAPQHTALLRACAEPRQRVPSAGAAGEAGGGSASARPPYPHPRCSPRGRGPRDIIITFIIITIIIITVPARRPPPSVRGPARPPPGTHWRPPTGPAQRAGLTVLCGAGPGARGSGFSRFRLGRSRRHTMKSAPPIINSHHDRDVSADSGQWQREISAGRDSAPHRPCGPHRGAPQLPQPPQPLQLPQPPQPPQLPQPPQPPQPPQPLQPLQPLQPPQLPQPPQLPQPPQPPVRCPACPRLPSIPPPPSR; the protein is encoded by the exons ATGGAGAGGAACAGGTTTGGGGATGACTTATTCCTCATTGGGCATGCCTATGTGCCAAACAAGCTCTTCCAAGG CGCAACGCGCACGCTCACCACGGCCGAGGCTGCGCAGGCGGCTCCCCAGCACACCGCGCTGCTGCGCGCATGCGCAGAGCCCCGGCAGCGGGTGCCCAGCGCCGGGGCCGcgggggaggcaggaggagggtcTGCGAGCGCGCGGCCGCCCTACCCCCACCCCCGGTGCTCCCCCCGGGGCCGCGGACCCAGGGACATCATCATCAccttcatcatcatcaccatcatcatcatcaccgTCCCCGCCCGGCGCCCCCCCCCCTCCGTACGGGGCCccgcccgccccccccccgggaCTCACTGGCGCCCGCCCACCGGCCCTGCGCAGCGCGCCGGGCTTACCGTGCTgtgcggggccgggccgggcgcgCGGGGCTCCGGATTCAGCCGGTTTCGGCTGGGTCGGTCCCGGCGTCACACAATGAAATCAGCGCCTCCGATCATTAATTCTCATCATGATCGTGACGTCAGCGCAGACAGCGGCCAATGGCAGCGTGAGATCAGCGCCGGCCGGGACAGCGCTCCGCACCGCCCCTGCGGCCCGCACCGGGGAGCCccgcagctccctcagccccctCAGCCCCTTCAGCTTCCTCAGCCCCCTCAGCcccctcagctccctcagccccctCAGCCCCCTCAGCCCCCTCAGCCCCTTCAGCCCCTTCAGCCCCTTCAGCctcctcagctccctcagccccctcagctccctcagccccctCAGCCTCCTGTACGGTGTCCGGCCTGTCCCCggctccccagcatccccccgCCTCCAAGCAGGTAG